Proteins encoded within one genomic window of Arachis ipaensis cultivar K30076 chromosome B08, Araip1.1, whole genome shotgun sequence:
- the LOC107614123 gene encoding transcription factor MYB74-like: MAKSCSSEKNNNNGLKKGPWTPEEDKKLIDYIQKHGHGKWRTLLKNAGLKRCGKSCRLRWANYLRPDIKRGRFSFEEEEMIIQLHTVLGNKWSTIAANLPGRTDNEIKNYWNTHIKKKLLKMGIDPITHKQSKRKST; encoded by the exons ATGGCCAAGTCTTGTTCTAGTGAAAAGAACAATAATAATGGATTGAAGAAGGGTCCATGGACTCCGGAGGAAGATAAAAAACTCATTGATTACATTCAGAAACATGGGCATGGCAAGTGGCGAACCCTTCTTAAGAATGCAG gaTTAAAGAGATGTGGAAAGAGTTGCCGGCTAAGGTGGGCTAATTACTTGAGGCCTGATATAAAGAGAGGAAGATTctcatttgaagaagaagaaatgatcaTCCAGTTACACACTGTTTTGGGAAACAA GTGGTCTACAATTGCTGCTAATTTACCCGGAAGAACAGATAATGAGATTAAGAATTATTGGAACACTCACATCAAGAAGAAATTGTTGAAGATGGGGATTGATCCAATAACTCATAAGCAATCCAAGAGGAAAAGTACCTAA
- the LOC107614125 gene encoding uncharacterized protein LOC107614125: MQMTTNLLLKLRFKEQIGDVLAARAAYIQQTGKESDSDFVQNVISRANMEKRLGNMESACGIYKEAIEMVVAEENLQHALPNLYVHFSHLKYMVEKNSKNPILLSGCKVADGSDVLLSFAMCVCVCLYIDCHVCVLLFLKFLSSFMN, translated from the exons ATGCAGATGACGACGAATCTCTTGTTGAAGCTGAG GTTTAAGGAACAAATAGGAGATGTTTTAGCTGCTCGCGCTGCATATATTCAGCAGACTGGTAAAGAGTCAGATTCTGATTTTGTGCAGAATGTTATATCAAGAGCCAATATGGAGAAACGTTTG GGAAATATGGAGTCAGCTTGTGGTATATACAAAGAAGCAATAGAGATGGTTGTAGCTGAAGAGAATTTACAGCATGCCCTCCCTAATTTATATGTCCATTTCTCTCACCTAAAATATATG GTTGAAAAGAATTCTAAGAACCCTATTCTTCTATCTGGTTGTAAAGTTGCAGATGGCAGTGATGTTTTACTTTCTTTTgccatgtgtgtgtgtgtgtgtctataTATTGATTGCCATGTGTGTGTTTTACTTTTTTTGAAATTCCTCTCATCATTTATGAACTAA